One window from the genome of Eucalyptus grandis isolate ANBG69807.140 chromosome 7, ASM1654582v1, whole genome shotgun sequence encodes:
- the LOC120296028 gene encoding uncharacterized protein LOC120296028, whose protein sequence is MPQKSVKGRVIADLLAESLGIPNDDDSFLDDRVLNVNEDLWKMFFDGAVNLSVLAAIGIGVAKLKVFGDSTLIIMQTVGEWKTKEAKLLPYHKYLEDLVEKFEEVSFEYLPRSHNQFADALATLSSMLQVTDGLEVEPLRIEVLSKPAYCMVVIEEPDGKPWYHDIMTYIQKQEFPEGSNPADRKHLMKLASKFFISGDTLYKRSFNSVLLRCVNAKEATRVDGRNT, encoded by the exons atgccacaaaagtcgGTTAAGGGACGAGTGATCGCTGATCTATTGGCCGAGAGTTTAGGAATCCCTAATGACGATGATAGTTTCCTCGATGACCGTGTCTTGAATGTAAATGAAGACTTGTGgaagatgttctttgatggagccgTAAACTTGTCGGTTCTG GCTGCAATTGGGATAGGTGTGGCTAAGTTAAAAGTGTTCGGAGACTCCACACTAATCATAATGCAGACtgtaggtgaatggaagaccaAGGAGGCTAAGTTGCTCCCATACCATAAGTATTTAGAAGATCTAGTGGAAAAGTTCGAGGAAGTTTCGTTCGAGTACTTGCCAAGGTCTCACAACCAATTTGCAGACGCGCTTGCTACGTTGTCTTCTATGCTGCAAGTCACTGATGGGTTAGAGGTTGAGCCTTTAAGAATAGAGGTTTTGTCGAAGCCAGCTTATTGCATGGTAGTGATAGAGGAACCGGATGGAAAACCGTGGTACCATGACATCATGACCTATATTCAAAAACAAGAGTTCCCAGAAGGTAGCAATCCAGCTGACCGAAAGCATCTCATGAAACTTGCCTCCAAATTCTTTATTAGTGGGGATACATTGTACAAACGATCCTTCAATTCTGTCCTACTTAGATGTGTCAATGCTAAGGAAGCCACTCGAGTTGATGgaagaaatacatga
- the LOC120296029 gene encoding polygalacturonase-like translates to MARPSSVRTASRDRISYNDSDFWRQLIRKQSGAASSSTSLKMVNVNDYGAKGDGSDDTEAFTKAWEAACSAQRAVLVVPQNKTYVLTPITFSGPCGSDLTVEIYGTIEASLDQSAYEKDPTLWLKFENLTKLSVAGGGYINGSGETWWRKSCKRKPKLPCKHAPTALTFQECKNLRVADLTITNAQQMHLVFKKCVNVSAVNLQITAPKESPNTDGIHVTDTQNITIDHCAIGTGDDCISIVSGSSNVQATDIACGPGHGISIGSLGAHMSADYVSNVVINNSRLSGTTNGVRIKTWQGGSGYASNIRFENLAMDNVTNPIIIDQNYCDQEKPCPPQAAAVQVRNVTYTNIRGTSASEEAIKFDCSRNHLEKRENRGMDFGS, encoded by the exons ATGGCCCGCCCCTCCTCAGTTAGGACAGCCAGCAGGGATCGAATCTCCTATAATGACTCTGACTTCTGGAGACAGCTCATACGAAAACAGAGTGGAGCTGCCTCTTCGTCAACTTCACTTAAGATGGTGAACGTAAATGACTATGGTGCTAAAGGAGATGGAAGTGATGATACTGAG GCATTCACGAAAGCCTGGGAGGCTGCTTGTTCTGCTCAGAGAGCTGTTCTAGTAGTCCCTCAGAACAAAACTTATGTTCTTACGCCCATCACATTCTCAGGTCCTTGCGGATCTGACCTCACAGTAGAG ATCTATGGAACAATCGAGGCTTCTTTAGACCAATCTGCCTACGAAAAGGATCCGACATTATGGCTGAAGTTTGAAAACTTGACAAAATTGAGTGTAGCAGGCGGTGGCTACATAAATGGCAGTGGAGAAACATGGTGGCGAAAATCCtgcaaaagaaagccaaaactC CCTTGCAAGCATGCACCAACA GCATTGACATTCCAAGAATGCAAAAATCTGAGGGTAGCTGATTTAACCATTACAAATGCACAACAAATGCATCTTGTATTCAAGAAATGCGTGAATGTGAGTGCAGTGAATCTGCAGATAACTGCTCCTAAGGAAAGCCCAAATACTGATGGAATTCACGTCACGGATACTCAAAATATCACCATCGATCATTGTGCCATTGGGACGG GGGATGATTGCATTTCTATAGTAAGTGGGTCGAGTAATGTTCAAGCTACAGATATAGCCTGTGGACCAGGCCATGGCATCAG CATTGGAAGCTTGGGAGCCCACATGTCAGCTGACTATGTTTCAAATGTCGTAATAAATAATTCAAGACTTTCAGGAACCACGAATGGTGTGAGAATAAAGACTTGGCAG GGAGGATCAGGGTATGCGAGTAACATCAGATTTGAGAACCTTGCAATGGACAACGTGACCAATCCCATAATCATAGATCAGAACTATTGTGATCAAGAGAAACCGTGTCCTCCGCAG GCCGCAGCAGTTCAAGTAAGGAACGTGACTTACACGAATATCAGAGGAACCAGCGCTTCAGAAGAGGCCATAAAATTCGACTGCAGCAGGAACcatct ggaaaagagagaaaacagaggaatGGACTTCGGTTCTTGA